AGGTGTCCAGCTCGACGCTCGAGCCCCAGACTTGGCCCACGTTCTCCGTCCCTCGCTGACCGTTGCCGAGGCGGGTCGAGTTGAGCCATACAGCGTCACATGGCATCGCTGGTGGACGATAGCCCGACAATCGCCGTGACGCGCTCAGGTCGGGGGACCGCACCGCGTCCAGTCGGATCCGAAGTGGGGTGATCGACGTGGTCTACGGGATCGGCGGGATCTCCGTACCCGACCATGTTCGCGCTCGGTTGGCGCCGTGGTCGATGGCGGCGGCGCTCGGGCTCGGTGTCGCGCTTGCGGTGGCGCAGGTGTCACATCTCGTTCCATCCGCGCAGGACGCGCACGTCTACTACGCCGCAAAGCCAGGCTACCTGTACGCCGAGCGGTATGCCTTCGCCGAAGAACCGTTCACCTATTCGCCCGCCTTCGCCGATGTCCTAGCGCCGTTCCGCCTGCTTCCCGAACACTGGTTCATGGCGCTCTGGCAGGGCGGACTAATCGCGGTGCTGGTGGCGACGATCCGAGCCTGGGCGCTGCCCGTGCTGCTGATCGACGTGGCGTTCCTCCTCTCGGGTGTGCCCGTCTCCCTCGTGCTCGCAGACATCGCAATGGGCAACGTCCATGTCTTGCTCGGCGCGGCGGCCGTGGCGGGGCTCCGGCGTCCTGGGGTGTGGGCATTCGCGCTTCTCTCGAAGCTCACGCCCGGCGTTGGACTCCTGTGGTTTCTCGCGCGGCGCGAATGGCGCAACCTCGCCGTCGCTCTAGGTACCACCGGAACTGTGGCGCTGCTTTCGTTCGTCGTCATCCCTGGCGACTGGTTCGAGTGGGTGCGGTTCCTCGCTGGCGGAGAGGACTTTCCGCTGCCGGTAATCCCTGTCCCGCTGGCGGTCCGCCTCGCCATGAGCGCGGCCCTCCTGTGGTGGGGCGCGAGAGCGAACCACCCGTGGGTCGTGCCTGTTGCGGTGGGGTGGGCGATCCCGATCCCCTACCCTACGATGACGGCGACGATGGTCTGCGCGCTCGCGTACGCATCTGGTCGCACC
This window of the Vicinamibacterales bacterium genome carries:
- a CDS encoding glycosyltransferase family 87 protein; translated protein: MIDVVYGIGGISVPDHVRARLAPWSMAAALGLGVALAVAQVSHLVPSAQDAHVYYAAKPGYLYAERYAFAEEPFTYSPAFADVLAPFRLLPEHWFMALWQGGLIAVLVATIRAWALPVLLIDVAFLLSGVPVSLVLADIAMGNVHVLLGAAAVAGLRRPGVWAFALLSKLTPGVGLLWFLARREWRNLAVALGTTGTVALLSFVVIPGDWFEWVRFLAGGEDFPLPVIPVPLAVRLAMSAALLWWGARANHPWVVPVAVGWAIPIPYPTMTATMVCALAYASGRTPRSLRT